ACATGGCATCCGGTCACTTGAAAAGAGGTTGAATCAGCGACCGGAGTGTATTTGGCGTACCAGGAGGCGTTCGGACAAACACTTCTGTATCTCGGCCACGCAGGCGCGTCGACGTCGCGCCTGGAACGCGCCGCCCCCGGCAAAAGCCCATGTTCAGGCACTCTTACGGCAAACCCACTGATAGTTATCCGAAGCGACAACAATCACTTTCCGTCCGGAGCATGTGTGGCGACAGGCCAGCCCCTTTAGACTCGCGCTGCTGTTGACGTGGTCTCTTCGACCGTGGATGGATAACCAGGCAGGTGGCGATGAAACGAAGGTTCAAAGATGCGGAGTCCGGGCGCAGACGCGCAGCGGGACCCTACGCGATGGTCGATCAGGTCGATCCGCTCACGCCGGCAAACCGCGCGATTCTATGGACCGCAAACGGAGATATCATAGCCACTCTGAATGCAGCAGTTTCACCACAAGCATCACTTCGGAAACCGCCATGGGCAAAGATACTTCAGGCAATCCCCACGATCTGTCGTCAGGTGGCAGCCGCTACCATCAGGTGTATCCCACGCTCGGCGAGAAGCAACTGGCGATCCTGGAAGGATACGGCGAGCGGCGCAAGCTGAAGGCCAACGACATCCTCTATTCCGAAGGCGACCGCCACACCGGCATGTTCGCCATTCTCTCCGGCACGATCGAGGCGATCCGGGCGTCGGTTCAGGGCCCCCAATTGCTGGGCACCCACGGGCCCGGCAGTTTCACCGGCGAGGTCGCCACGCTCGCCGGCCGGGCTGCGGTCGCAACGACACGCGCCCTCACCGACTGCGAGGTCATCGTCATCGACGAGGAATCGCTCCGCGCGCTCGTGATCGCCGAAGCCGAACTCAGCGAAACGATCATGCGCGCCTATATCCTGCGCCGGGTCGCTTTCATCCAGGGTCAACATGTGAGCATGGTGGTGATTGGAAGTACGTCCTCGGGCGCTACGCTACGCCTGCGTCACTTCCTCAGCCGCAACGCGCAGCCCTCGGCCTACTTCGATATCGTCCAACACCCCGAGGCCAAAGACCTCCTGACGCACTACGGCGCAACGGAAGCCGACATTCCAGTGGTGATCACCTTGCAAGGGGCCGTGCTGAAGCAACCCGGCCACCGAGCCGTCGCGGATGCAATCGGCCTGAGTCCGGACCGGCTCAATGGCGAGCACTTCGACCTCGTGGTGGTGGGCGCAGGACCCGCGGGACTCGCGGCCGCAGTGTATGCGGCCTCGGAAGGATTGAAGGTGGCGGTACTGGACGCCAAAGCGCCGGGAGGCCAGGCCGGCACCAGTTCGAAGATCGAGAATTACTTTGGTTTTCCGACCGGCATCTCGGGGCAGGCGTTGGCTGGCCGCGGCCTGTCGCAATGCCGCAAGTTCGGCGCCGAAGTCGGCGTGCCGATTGAAGCGCTGACCATCGACTGTACGGATTCTCAATCGTTTCACATTGGCCTCAGTCAGGATGAGTCCGTTTACGCCCGTGCGGTCGTGATTGCCACGGGTGCGCGCTATCGAAAGCCGAACCTTGCGCGTCTTGAGCATTTCGAGGGCCGCGGCGTCTACTACAGCGCGACCTTCATGGAGGGCGCATTCTGCAGCAACGAAGAGTTGATCGTAGTGGGCGGCGGCAACTCGGCGGGACAGGCTGCGGTATTTCTCGCGAGGTTCGCGCGTCATGTCCACGTCGTGATTCGCGGCGACGGACTCAGCGCCAGCATGTCGGCTTATCTGATCAGACGAATCAATGCGGCAGCCAATATCACGCTGCATACGAAGACACAGGTCGTCGAGCTATGCGGCGAATCGAAACTTGAGGCGATACGTTGGGACCGGCAAGGGCAGATCGAACAAAAGCCTATTCGGCACGTGTTTCTCTTTCTCGGGGCCGAGCCCAACACCCGTTGGCTTGGCGATTGTGTGGTGCTCGACAAGGACGGTTTTGTGCTGACAGGTGCCGATACCGGCGATGCGTGGACTGCGGAGCGGCCGCCGCACGATCTCGAGACGAGCCGGCCCGGCATCTTTTCAGCCGGCGATGCGCGCAGCGGCTCCGTCAAGCGCGTGGCGGCGGCGGTCGGCGAGGGGGCGGCGGCCATTCAGGCGGTACATCAGTATCTCGCTCGCGGCGGGTAAGATCCGTCGGCGTTGTTTCGCTTGCCATGCGCCTGCCGCGTTGCACCGTGTCTTCACAACCGCCGCTAACCCGGCTCATCCCTTACTGACACCAACTCATGCTATCGACCTCCAGCGCTGCATTGTTGACGTTAGGTATTGTGATCCTGCTGATCATGCCAGGGCCCACCAACACCTTGTTCGCGACTGCCGGCCTGCAGCGCGGCGTGCGGCGCTCGGCTCATCTGATTGGCGCCGAATTTGCCGGCTACTTCGTGTCGATTACCGTGCTGGGATGCTTTCTCTCGCATGCGGCGACATCGCTCACCTGGATACCCGCGCTATTGCGCATTGCAAGCAGTCTGTACCTGGCAGTCCTCGCGGTTCGGATGTGGCAAACCGCGAGCGAGTTTCCTGCGTCCACGCAAAAGGCGATCGGCCTGCGCACGCTGTTCGTCGCCACGCTGCTCAATCCGAAAGCCATCCTGTTCGCCGGCACGATCTTTCCCGCGATTGCGTTCGAGCGTTTGCCCGCTTATCTTGAGGCGATGGGCATCTTTACCGCCGCACTGATCCCAACCGGGCTGGCATGGATCGCCTTTGGCGCGGCGCTCGGCAGCGGCCGGCTGATGCGGATCAGTCCGGTCCACCTGCAGCGCTGTGCGTCGATCATTCTGGCTGCCTTTTCGCTGTCGCTGGCGTGGACGGTGTTGCGCCAGGTGGGTCAATTCCGCGTATAGCGTACGCACCGGCAATCGCAACGCCTCACTTCACAAAAGCGACGCTGACCGCGGTCGGTATGTCGGCCGCCTCGCCACTGTCCGCCACCATGCCCGATTCAGGATCGATACTGAATGCGTTGACTGTCCCGCTCTGCTGGTTCGCGACCAGCAGCCATCTGCCCGACGGATCGATGGCAAATCCCCACGGCTTCACACCGCCTGCAGACGTTCGCTGAACCAGAGACAGCTCACCCGAATCGGGGCTAATGCGATACACCACGAGTGCATTTTGTCCGCGATTTTCCACATAAACAAAACGTCCATCACGACTGAGCGCCAATTCGGCACCGCTCCTCACACCCTGAAACTCTTCGGTGCTGGTCGGCACGGATTGCACTAACGTCAAATGCCCTTCCGAGGCATCCCAGTGCAGGACCATGATCTCCGCGCTCAGTTCGGTCAGCACATACGCGAACTGGCCGTTCCGACCAAATGCGATACGACGAGGGCCGCTGCCGGGCGGCGTAACGAAGGACTGCGGATTGACCTCGTTGCCCGCTGTCACCGCGTGACTTGCGCGGTCAAAGCCATATACGAACACGCGGTCAGCACCCAGATCGGGGACGAGTGCGTATTGACCTGAGGGATCGATCACAGCGCTGTGCGCATGGGCACTTGCCTGCCGCCGGTTCGGTCCGGAACCGGTCTCCTGAATCGTGGA
Above is a genomic segment from Paraburkholderia phenazinium containing:
- a CDS encoding FAD-dependent oxidoreductase, which encodes MGKDTSGNPHDLSSGGSRYHQVYPTLGEKQLAILEGYGERRKLKANDILYSEGDRHTGMFAILSGTIEAIRASVQGPQLLGTHGPGSFTGEVATLAGRAAVATTRALTDCEVIVIDEESLRALVIAEAELSETIMRAYILRRVAFIQGQHVSMVVIGSTSSGATLRLRHFLSRNAQPSAYFDIVQHPEAKDLLTHYGATEADIPVVITLQGAVLKQPGHRAVADAIGLSPDRLNGEHFDLVVVGAGPAGLAAAVYAASEGLKVAVLDAKAPGGQAGTSSKIENYFGFPTGISGQALAGRGLSQCRKFGAEVGVPIEALTIDCTDSQSFHIGLSQDESVYARAVVIATGARYRKPNLARLEHFEGRGVYYSATFMEGAFCSNEELIVVGGGNSAGQAAVFLARFARHVHVVIRGDGLSASMSAYLIRRINAAANITLHTKTQVVELCGESKLEAIRWDRQGQIEQKPIRHVFLFLGAEPNTRWLGDCVVLDKDGFVLTGADTGDAWTAERPPHDLETSRPGIFSAGDARSGSVKRVAAAVGEGAAAIQAVHQYLARGG
- a CDS encoding LysE family translocator, whose translation is MLSTSSAALLTLGIVILLIMPGPTNTLFATAGLQRGVRRSAHLIGAEFAGYFVSITVLGCFLSHAATSLTWIPALLRIASSLYLAVLAVRMWQTASEFPASTQKAIGLRTLFVATLLNPKAILFAGTIFPAIAFERLPAYLEAMGIFTAALIPTGLAWIAFGAALGSGRLMRISPVHLQRCASIILAAFSLSLAWTVLRQVGQFRV
- a CDS encoding lactonase family protein, whose amino-acid sequence is MNRIPLANPFTPLTHAECVARLAEIAQLPTMTQLPLQRNALTRYGAMAAASLLTLLAGMHSARGNAATPPESAQMELVYVGTQKGQIDALRLDTSTGKLTAIGAVAEGPKSTWVAAHPHLPMLYAVDDDNTHEGSVTAYAVDRETGSLTKVNAVATGGAGSTYLGWDIPSMTLLDANYASGSVSSIAVNRDGSLGSLVSTIQETGSGPNRRQASAHAHSAVIDPSGQYALVPDLGADRVFVYGFDRASHAVTAGNEVNPQSFVTPPGSGPRRIAFGRNGQFAYVLTELSAEIMVLHWDASEGHLTLVQSVPTSTEEFQGVRSGAELALSRDGRFVYVENRGQNALVVYRISPDSGELSLVQRTSAGGVKPWGFAIDPSGRWLLVANQQSGTVNAFSIDPESGMVADSGEAADIPTAVSVAFVK